The following are from one region of the Candidatus Binatia bacterium genome:
- a CDS encoding SDR family oxidoreductase, with protein MTSNFLSAGDLVLVTGGAGYVGSHLVRRLLERGYRVRVLETFLYGNAGLRGIRPHPHLEIQYGDICNIRDMMRAASGARAVIALAALVGDPACEVDREETTSINIESTKLLCHVVRHHPDLGRIVFASSCSVYGATEGLVLNEGSRLNPVSFYARTRIVSEQILQRELDGRSVVMLRLGTVFGASPRPRFDLMINTMTCRAAATGSITVTGGEAWRPHVHVRDVAEAFLVAAESSSEIVSGEIFNVGSDENNFTISATAEMVAARIPGTRIDNGGRVDDLRSYRVSFDKIRHVLGFTASVSIEQGIDEVKDLLERARIDWTDARYSNVGWLRHHGFGGLGRDCIDETADPSDAIEEVA; from the coding sequence ATGACCAGCAATTTCCTAAGCGCGGGCGACCTCGTCCTTGTCACCGGCGGCGCCGGCTACGTGGGCTCGCACCTGGTGCGCCGCCTGCTCGAGCGCGGCTATCGCGTGCGCGTGCTCGAGACGTTCCTCTACGGCAACGCGGGGCTGCGCGGCATTCGTCCGCATCCGCACCTCGAGATCCAGTACGGCGACATCTGCAACATCCGCGACATGATGCGCGCGGCGAGCGGCGCCCGTGCCGTCATCGCGCTGGCGGCTCTGGTCGGAGACCCCGCCTGCGAGGTCGATCGCGAAGAGACGACGTCGATCAACATCGAATCGACCAAGCTGCTTTGCCACGTCGTCCGTCACCATCCGGACCTCGGTCGCATCGTCTTCGCGTCTTCGTGCAGCGTCTACGGTGCCACCGAAGGCCTGGTGCTGAACGAGGGTTCGCGGCTCAACCCGGTCTCGTTCTACGCCCGCACGCGCATCGTCTCCGAGCAGATCCTGCAGCGCGAGCTCGACGGCCGCAGCGTCGTGATGCTCAGGCTCGGCACCGTCTTCGGCGCCTCGCCGCGACCGCGCTTCGACCTGATGATCAACACGATGACGTGCCGCGCGGCTGCGACGGGCAGCATCACGGTGACCGGCGGAGAGGCGTGGCGTCCCCACGTCCACGTGCGCGACGTCGCCGAGGCTTTCCTGGTGGCCGCCGAGTCGTCCTCGGAAATCGTCAGCGGAGAGATCTTCAACGTCGGTTCCGACGAGAACAATTTCACGATCAGCGCCACGGCCGAGATGGTCGCCGCCCGCATCCCGGGAACGCGCATCGACAACGGCGGGCGCGTCGACGATCTGCGCAGCTATCGCGTCAGCTTCGACAAGATCCGGCACGTGCTCGGGTTCACGGCATCGGTCTCGATCGAGCAGGGGATCGACGAAGTGAAGGACCTGCTGGAGAGGGCCCGCATCGACTGGACCGACGCGCGGTACTCGAACGTCGGCTGGCTTCGACATCACGGTTTCGGCGGCCTCGGCCGCGATTGCATCGACGAGACCGCGGACCCGAGCGACGCGATCGAAGAAGTGGCCTGA
- a CDS encoding glycosyltransferase family 4 protein gives MKVVFVEASSGSVVGGSLTGMLELLRGIDRARITPSVVLYEHKPCIGELRERGIPVTVVSRRVLPKTHALQESTAYAGARNVRAVASALQLLRRSATFAAETLPSALRLRAAMAPFAPDLVYACNGFRGNSDAIVAARLVGVPCVIHAKGFDKLSWIERLLSASVAGCISMTKAIEDHCRAGGMRPGFFEVIYDGLDLAAFRPKRASAEVRRELGLAADCEVAGVVGNIQPWKGQKVLVEALDLLAAEKPALVVLIVGGTHRSGAAYEREVRELVAARGLASRVVFTGPRADVPDLMNAMDVLVHTSVRGEPFGRVIIEGMAVARPVIATRAGGVPEFVHDGDDAVLVEPGDAPALARELAVLLGDPARRETLGRAARVSAERFALPRHVALMSRAFERATAGRDAALHGRAKAAA, from the coding sequence GTGAAGGTCGTTTTCGTCGAGGCGTCGTCCGGGAGCGTGGTCGGCGGATCGCTGACCGGAATGCTGGAGCTGCTTCGCGGAATCGACCGGGCCAGGATCACGCCGTCGGTGGTGCTCTACGAGCACAAGCCGTGCATCGGCGAGCTGCGCGAGCGCGGCATCCCGGTGACGGTGGTCTCGCGGCGGGTCCTGCCGAAGACGCATGCGCTGCAGGAAAGCACTGCCTACGCGGGCGCCAGGAACGTGCGTGCGGTGGCCTCCGCGCTTCAGCTCTTGCGGCGCTCCGCGACCTTCGCCGCCGAAACGCTTCCGTCCGCGCTTCGCCTGCGTGCGGCGATGGCACCATTTGCTCCCGACCTCGTCTATGCGTGCAACGGTTTTCGCGGCAACTCCGACGCGATCGTCGCTGCGCGCCTCGTCGGTGTCCCGTGTGTCATCCACGCCAAGGGGTTCGACAAGCTGTCGTGGATCGAAAGGCTGCTGTCCGCATCGGTGGCCGGTTGCATCTCGATGACGAAGGCGATCGAGGACCACTGCCGCGCCGGCGGAATGCGGCCCGGATTCTTCGAGGTGATCTACGACGGGTTGGACCTTGCGGCGTTTCGCCCGAAGCGCGCTTCGGCGGAGGTCCGGCGCGAGCTCGGCCTTGCTGCGGACTGCGAGGTCGCCGGAGTCGTCGGCAACATCCAGCCGTGGAAAGGGCAGAAGGTGCTCGTCGAGGCGCTGGACCTGCTGGCCGCGGAGAAACCGGCGCTCGTCGTCCTCATCGTCGGCGGCACCCACCGCAGCGGCGCCGCTTACGAGCGCGAGGTCCGCGAGCTGGTGGCTGCGCGCGGACTCGCCTCGCGCGTCGTATTTACCGGGCCGCGCGCCGACGTACCCGACCTGATGAACGCGATGGACGTTCTGGTGCACACGTCGGTACGCGGCGAGCCGTTCGGGCGCGTCATCATCGAAGGCATGGCGGTAGCCAGGCCTGTCATCGCGACGCGGGCCGGGGGAGTTCCCGAGTTCGTCCACGACGGCGACGATGCGGTGCTCGTCGAGCCCGGCGATGCGCCGGCCCTGGCGCGCGAGCTTGCCGTGCTGCTGGGCGACCCCGCCCGGCGCGAAACCCTCGGTCGCGCGGCGAGGGTATCGGCAGAGCGATTCGCACTGCCGCGACACGTTGCGCTGATGAGCCGGGCTTTCGAGCGGGCGACCGCAGGTCGTGACGCCGCGCTTCACGGGCGGGCGAAGGCGGCGGCGTGA
- a CDS encoding CpsD/CapB family tyrosine-protein kinase — MSKTYEALKRAEALRAQERAAETFDVEHVPPTIPLHGADDYYELRRALMTSQVGESVRSVLVVSSLHGEGTSSVACLLARAIGGGGRTRALLVDLNLRTPALWRLMNVSGQAGFMNVIAEDKRLDEVIQPTDVPGVAIVTAGNGRLSAVDVIDNPKAPEVVEGLARLADVTFIDAPPVTLYPDARALAPLVDGVILVIEADATPVGVASRATEILRESGANILGVVLNKTRQYIPERFAAVIG; from the coding sequence ATGAGCAAGACATACGAAGCTCTCAAGCGTGCCGAGGCCCTTCGCGCCCAGGAAAGGGCCGCGGAGACGTTCGACGTCGAGCACGTTCCCCCGACGATTCCGCTGCACGGCGCGGACGACTACTACGAGCTGCGCCGCGCACTGATGACGAGCCAGGTCGGCGAGTCGGTGCGCAGCGTTCTCGTCGTCAGTTCCCTGCACGGCGAGGGAACTTCGAGCGTGGCTTGCCTGCTCGCGCGCGCCATCGGCGGCGGCGGCCGCACGCGTGCGCTGCTCGTCGACCTCAACCTGCGCACCCCGGCGCTGTGGCGCCTGATGAACGTCAGCGGCCAGGCCGGCTTCATGAACGTCATCGCCGAAGACAAGAGGCTGGACGAGGTGATCCAGCCGACGGACGTCCCCGGCGTCGCGATCGTCACGGCCGGCAACGGCCGCCTGAGCGCCGTTGACGTCATCGACAATCCGAAAGCTCCCGAGGTCGTCGAAGGACTGGCGCGTCTGGCCGACGTCACGTTCATCGACGCTCCGCCGGTCACGCTCTACCCGGACGCGCGCGCACTGGCGCCGCTGGTCGACGGCGTGATCCTGGTGATCGAAGCCGACGCGACTCCGGTTGGCGTCGCATCGCGAGCGACCGAGATTCTGCGCGAATCCGGAGCCAACATCCTCGGCGTCGTCCTGAACAAGACGCGGCAATACATCCCCGAGCGCTTTGCGGCCGTCATCGGCTAG
- a CDS encoding sugar transferase, giving the protein MSSRQRRAKRLFDFVVSLAALLVLWPLFAAIAVLIKLDTHGPVFFRQERAGPNDTTFRIFKFRTMIVGAYRSGARLTVKRDPRITPVGHLLRWTKLDELPQLLNVFLGDMSFVGPRPEDPYFTNFYPPEFREVLSARPGIIGPSQIDGRDEIEKYPEGCESVEEHYIQQILPEKLARDFTYVRDATFRGDMRFLLSGFVSVSLSQFKRGFFARNRYRFAALGLDMVLMVFAYVMANLIKFDWSLDPSLWTYAGKALAWVLVIKPPVFVYYGLYQRSARWLGRRDLAALVKAVSVSSALLVAATTFSIQRHSRAVFVIDAMLLLFLAAGARYILRSVQSGAARNEERGPLVKVLVAGAGHGGETILRSLLEDPKSRFMPVGIIDHEPHKWGALIHGVRVVGGATDIAMSASLHGVEMVLISLVDLDPVVLREITEACKKLGLEYRLVPALSALLEQAPAEPMKNVVLSSQA; this is encoded by the coding sequence ATGTCGTCGAGACAACGCAGGGCCAAGCGGCTGTTCGACTTCGTCGTGTCGCTGGCTGCGCTGCTGGTGCTGTGGCCGCTGTTCGCCGCCATCGCCGTCCTGATCAAGCTCGACACGCACGGGCCCGTGTTCTTCCGCCAGGAAAGGGCCGGGCCGAACGACACGACGTTCCGGATTTTCAAGTTCCGTACGATGATCGTCGGCGCCTATCGCAGCGGCGCACGGCTGACGGTCAAGCGCGATCCGCGCATCACGCCGGTCGGCCACCTGCTGCGCTGGACCAAGCTCGACGAGCTTCCGCAACTGCTCAACGTCTTCCTCGGCGACATGTCGTTCGTCGGGCCGCGGCCCGAAGACCCGTATTTCACGAACTTCTACCCGCCGGAGTTCCGCGAGGTGCTTTCGGCCAGGCCGGGCATCATCGGTCCCAGCCAGATCGACGGGCGCGACGAGATCGAAAAGTACCCCGAAGGCTGCGAGAGCGTCGAGGAGCACTACATCCAGCAGATCCTGCCCGAGAAGCTCGCGCGCGACTTCACCTACGTGCGCGACGCGACGTTCCGGGGCGACATGCGCTTCCTGCTGAGCGGTTTCGTCTCGGTGTCGCTGTCCCAGTTCAAGCGCGGCTTCTTCGCCCGCAACCGCTACCGCTTCGCGGCGCTCGGCCTCGACATGGTCCTGATGGTCTTCGCCTACGTGATGGCCAACTTGATCAAGTTCGACTGGAGCCTCGACCCGTCCCTGTGGACCTACGCCGGCAAGGCGCTGGCCTGGGTGCTGGTGATCAAACCTCCGGTCTTCGTCTACTACGGCCTGTACCAGCGCAGCGCCCGCTGGCTCGGCCGCCGCGACCTTGCGGCGCTCGTCAAGGCCGTCAGCGTCAGCTCGGCGCTGCTCGTGGCGGCCACCACGTTCTCGATCCAGCGCCATTCGCGCGCCGTCTTCGTGATCGACGCCATGCTGCTGCTTTTCCTCGCCGCCGGTGCACGCTATATCCTTCGCTCGGTCCAGAGCGGCGCGGCCCGGAACGAGGAGAGGGGCCCGCTCGTGAAGGTACTGGTTGCGGGAGCCGGTCACGGTGGCGAGACGATCCTTCGCTCGCTGCTCGAGGACCCGAAGTCACGGTTCATGCCGGTCGGCATCATCGATCACGAGCCGCACAAGTGGGGAGCTCTGATCCATGGTGTCCGCGTCGTGGGCGGGGCGACCGACATCGCGATGTCGGCGAGCCTGCACGGCGTCGAGATGGTGCTCATCTCGCTCGTCGACCTCGATCCGGTCGTGCTGAGGGAGATCACCGAGGCCTGCAAGAAGCTCGGCCTGGAGTACCGGCTGGTGCCGGCCCTTTCGGCTCTGCTCGAGCAGGCGCCGGCCGAGCCGATGAAGAACGTGGTTCTCTCCTCCCAGGCCTGA
- a CDS encoding Gfo/Idh/MocA family oxidoreductase: protein MATGAGARQEKLKVGIIGCGVIANAHLPYVQKAGGDAVAVCDLSLASASELADRFGVQRVYRDVGEMLACERLDAVHVLTPPRAHARCAIAVLERGVPALIEKPLALSLDDVEAMSAAARRGSTFFTADHNRLFDPPMLEARRLWESGALGDLVAIESYQAGLASERQWLGDMAGGGIGDLVPHPLYLQLHFLGEVERLDAVAFAPKEDGRIEELRVLMQGKSRTGFLTISMNASPMMNTLRLCGSKMTVEVNLNNMTIVRRRDYDVPKIIAKPLPNLDEAWQLVGQTARNTIDFVRGRIRYYPGMGELIRRFYDSVRRGTPPPVSEAEARAVVDVTARIWDAVGQGGAGPRKAAAAVRPARPRAGRAREALGGAEPAASSEPAAGEEGTTPVDPRAVSGE, encoded by the coding sequence ATGGCAACTGGCGCGGGCGCACGGCAGGAAAAACTGAAGGTCGGCATCATCGGCTGCGGCGTGATCGCCAACGCCCACCTTCCTTACGTGCAGAAGGCCGGTGGCGACGCCGTTGCGGTCTGCGATCTCTCGCTCGCTTCGGCAAGCGAGCTGGCCGACCGCTTCGGCGTGCAACGGGTGTATCGCGACGTCGGGGAGATGCTCGCGTGCGAGCGCCTCGATGCGGTCCACGTGCTGACCCCACCGCGCGCCCACGCGCGCTGCGCGATCGCGGTGCTGGAGCGCGGCGTTCCTGCATTGATCGAAAAGCCGCTCGCGCTCAGCCTCGACGACGTCGAGGCGATGTCGGCGGCCGCGCGCCGCGGCTCGACGTTCTTCACGGCCGATCACAACCGCCTGTTCGATCCGCCGATGCTCGAAGCGCGGCGCCTGTGGGAAAGCGGCGCGCTCGGCGACCTCGTCGCGATCGAGAGCTACCAGGCCGGCCTGGCCAGCGAGCGCCAGTGGCTCGGCGACATGGCAGGCGGCGGCATCGGCGACCTCGTGCCGCATCCGCTCTACCTGCAGCTGCATTTCCTCGGCGAGGTCGAGCGGCTGGATGCAGTCGCGTTCGCACCGAAAGAGGACGGGCGCATCGAGGAGCTGCGCGTGCTGATGCAGGGCAAGTCGCGCACCGGGTTCCTGACGATCTCGATGAACGCTTCGCCGATGATGAACACGCTTCGCCTTTGCGGCTCGAAGATGACCGTCGAGGTGAACCTCAACAACATGACGATCGTTCGGCGTCGCGATTACGACGTGCCGAAGATCATCGCCAAGCCGCTGCCGAACCTCGACGAGGCCTGGCAGCTCGTCGGCCAGACCGCTCGCAATACCATCGACTTCGTGCGCGGCCGCATCCGCTACTACCCCGGCATGGGAGAGCTGATCCGGCGCTTCTACGACAGCGTGAGGCGGGGCACACCTCCTCCGGTGAGCGAGGCCGAGGCGCGCGCGGTGGTCGACGTGACCGCACGCATCTGGGATGCTGTCGGGCAGGGCGGTGCAGGCCCGCGCAAGGCCGCGGCGGCGGTGCGCCCGGCGCGTCCGCGAGCGGGCCGTGCCAGGGAAGCTCTCGGCGGCGCGGAACCGGCGGCTTCGAGCGAGCCGGCCGCAGGCGAAGAGGGCACGACGCCCGTCGATCCTCGGGCCGTATCGGGAGAGTGA
- a CDS encoding flippase — protein MKLTGKRPAMSPLWQLFEDFGGTLATIFAKMGFGIIIGMITARWLGPTSRGIFSLVSTFPATLTTLTKFGQAQAVIYFIRREKEDVSRVASTAVWFGLGTGALLIVLVVLLRDQILHTFLRGVPLWALMTILPMIPILLMESYLYGILQATDRFRVYNARLLGESIIALVLMAVVLVGLKLGLPGALGVSIVLNTVMLLWVFWTIHKDTPLHFLFDRGLFRRMFRYGMKSHLQIIASHFNFKTGVYLCAYYLSPSEVAFYAIGAKFAEQMMSIPQSLGLAMFPRLAGVSDERVHLMTASACRQTFAITSVSALVLTFVGKFAITTLYGAAYEPAAVPLIYISWGIVMMSMYVLLSRDFTARDRQMVNVIAAYIALGGNIGLNVWLIPKMGIRGAAIGTSTSYTVAALLLYVFFLLESGMSWYEPLVPRIEDFERWRRLAAEFSQRLARSRVPRPDAR, from the coding sequence TTGAAGCTGACGGGCAAGAGGCCGGCGATGTCGCCGCTGTGGCAGCTGTTCGAGGATTTCGGGGGTACGCTGGCGACGATCTTCGCGAAGATGGGCTTCGGCATCATCATCGGGATGATCACCGCGCGCTGGCTCGGCCCCACCTCGCGCGGAATTTTCTCGCTGGTCTCGACGTTTCCCGCGACGCTGACCACGCTGACGAAGTTCGGCCAGGCCCAGGCCGTCATCTACTTCATCCGCCGCGAGAAAGAGGACGTCTCGCGAGTGGCCTCCACTGCCGTGTGGTTCGGCCTGGGCACGGGCGCCCTGCTGATCGTGCTGGTGGTGCTGCTGCGAGACCAGATCCTGCACACGTTCCTGCGCGGCGTGCCGCTGTGGGCGCTGATGACGATCCTGCCGATGATCCCCATCCTGCTGATGGAGAGCTACCTTTACGGGATCCTGCAGGCTACCGACCGCTTCCGGGTCTACAACGCACGGCTGCTCGGCGAGTCGATCATCGCGCTCGTGCTGATGGCGGTGGTGCTCGTCGGTCTCAAGCTCGGGCTTCCCGGCGCGCTCGGCGTCTCGATCGTGCTCAACACCGTGATGCTGCTGTGGGTGTTCTGGACGATCCACAAGGACACGCCGCTGCATTTCCTGTTCGACCGCGGCCTTTTCCGCCGCATGTTCCGCTACGGCATGAAGTCCCACCTGCAGATCATCGCGTCGCACTTCAACTTCAAGACCGGCGTCTACCTTTGCGCATACTACCTGTCGCCGTCGGAAGTCGCGTTCTATGCGATCGGCGCGAAGTTCGCCGAGCAGATGATGTCGATTCCGCAGTCGCTCGGACTGGCGATGTTCCCGCGCCTGGCCGGCGTGAGCGACGAGAGGGTGCACCTGATGACGGCATCTGCATGCCGCCAGACGTTCGCGATCACGTCGGTCTCGGCGCTGGTGCTGACGTTCGTCGGCAAGTTCGCAATCACCACTCTGTACGGGGCCGCGTACGAGCCGGCAGCGGTGCCGCTGATCTACATCTCGTGGGGCATCGTGATGATGTCGATGTACGTGCTGCTGTCTCGCGATTTTACGGCGCGCGACCGCCAGATGGTCAACGTGATTGCCGCCTACATCGCGCTCGGGGGCAATATCGGCCTCAACGTGTGGCTGATCCCGAAGATGGGCATCCGCGGGGCTGCCATCGGCACCAGCACGTCGTACACGGTGGCGGCGCTGCTGCTGTACGTGTTCTTCCTGCTCGAGTCGGGGATGTCGTGGTACGAGCCCCTGGTTCCCCGGATAGAGGATTTCGAGCGCTGGCGCCGGCTTGCGGCGGAGTTCTCGCAGCGCCTGGCGCGCAGCCGCGTGCCTCGCCCCGATGCGAGATAG
- a CDS encoding glycosyltransferase gives MSGRRIGYLFPLFPVINQTFTLAEVLGLRERGYDIRLYSLLSRVDHNLQQAEARSLIDQTHYCPGYGSMQLWAPFLRALREDPAAVARLFATVLRAWRRPVPIRHDSASPGPQTFGLEDWLDLLYRGNKWFYLAKSWMMVPHAIYLAEVLRRDGVPHVHCHWATYPATVGMLIKQWSGLPYSVTAHAYDIHMMPWMLPEKLETADFFVTCADYNRRYLASMCSAEAAGRIVLNYHGTNLQRFQPGPRSPGDAFRIVSVGWFKEYKGFHFIVDAVARLVAQGVNAELHLAGDGPQRGYLERQAKTLGITNRVVFHGYLDHDRLLALYRDCDAFAMGSIEMTNFGRQDVIPNVIAEAMAVGLPVVSTKMGGIAELVHDGACGLMVPQRDPAALAEALARIANDPALAARLRAAAMARVADIWDRKKNLEALSRVFDERIAPVAVATAA, from the coding sequence ATGAGCGGGCGGCGCATCGGGTATCTCTTTCCGCTCTTTCCAGTCATCAACCAGACGTTCACGCTCGCCGAGGTTCTCGGGCTGAGGGAGCGCGGCTACGACATCCGCCTCTATTCGCTGCTGTCCAGGGTGGACCACAACCTGCAGCAGGCCGAAGCGCGCAGCCTCATCGACCAGACCCATTACTGTCCCGGCTACGGCTCGATGCAGCTTTGGGCGCCGTTCCTGCGCGCGCTGCGCGAAGACCCGGCGGCGGTCGCGCGCCTTTTCGCGACCGTGCTGCGCGCGTGGCGACGCCCCGTGCCGATCCGTCACGACTCGGCATCGCCGGGGCCGCAGACCTTCGGACTGGAAGACTGGCTCGACCTTCTCTACCGCGGCAACAAGTGGTTCTACCTTGCCAAGTCGTGGATGATGGTGCCGCACGCGATCTATCTCGCCGAAGTGCTGCGCCGCGACGGGGTCCCCCATGTGCACTGCCACTGGGCCACGTACCCGGCCACCGTCGGCATGCTGATCAAGCAGTGGAGCGGCCTGCCGTACAGTGTCACGGCTCACGCCTACGACATCCACATGATGCCGTGGATGCTTCCCGAGAAACTGGAGACGGCGGACTTCTTCGTGACCTGCGCCGACTACAATCGCCGCTACCTCGCGTCGATGTGCTCCGCGGAGGCTGCCGGTCGCATCGTGCTCAACTACCACGGCACCAACCTGCAGCGGTTCCAGCCTGGGCCGCGAAGCCCGGGCGATGCTTTCCGGATTGTCAGCGTGGGCTGGTTCAAGGAGTACAAAGGATTTCACTTCATCGTCGACGCGGTCGCCCGCCTCGTGGCGCAGGGCGTCAACGCGGAGCTGCACCTGGCCGGCGACGGGCCCCAGCGCGGCTATCTCGAACGTCAGGCGAAGACGCTCGGCATCACGAATAGGGTGGTCTTTCACGGATATTTGGATCACGATCGCCTTCTCGCGCTTTATCGCGACTGTGACGCGTTCGCGATGGGCAGCATCGAGATGACCAACTTCGGCCGCCAGGACGTGATCCCGAACGTGATTGCCGAAGCAATGGCAGTTGGGCTGCCGGTGGTTTCCACGAAGATGGGAGGAATCGCCGAACTGGTCCACGACGGTGCTTGCGGCCTGATGGTTCCGCAGCGCGATCCTGCCGCGCTTGCCGAGGCGCTCGCCCGCATTGCGAACGATCCGGCGCTGGCGGCAAGGCTGCGCGCCGCGGCGATGGCTCGCGTCGCCGACATCTGGGACAGGAAGAAGAACCTGGAGGCGCTCTCGCGCGTCTTCGACGAACGTATTGCGCCGGTCGCGGTGGCGACCGCCGCGTGA
- a CDS encoding NAD-dependent epimerase/dehydratase family protein: MRAFVTGGTGFLGSRVVSRLLARGDDVVALAREGAAADALAGRGVEVVHGDLGDTEPWLPRAAECDVVYHVGARVLSSGPWEEFWRVNVEATQRLMDASLAGKARRFVHVSSLGIFDIDRDGLEIGDESDYDRRPMLRGHYTRSKLDADRLASTAVRVGRPVVVVRPGVLYGPKPSGQGIFLGRVKKFLRPDLLAVVSSPDYRVPLVYVENAADAVVLAGTAEGIERGIFNVIDDPDLTQQRYFRTLSDVRPRPLRVVYLPVSLISPVVRAADFAHRLARRRPWTVAYQLLRSERSARYSTEAARSRLGWTPAVDLRTSLQESLKAAA, translated from the coding sequence ATGCGCGCATTCGTGACCGGAGGAACCGGTTTCCTCGGCAGCCGCGTCGTCAGTCGGCTCCTCGCACGCGGGGACGACGTCGTTGCGCTCGCTCGTGAAGGCGCGGCGGCCGACGCTCTGGCCGGGCGCGGAGTCGAAGTCGTGCATGGCGACCTCGGTGACACCGAACCCTGGCTCCCTCGCGCGGCCGAATGTGACGTTGTTTACCATGTCGGAGCCCGCGTTCTGTCGAGCGGCCCCTGGGAAGAATTCTGGCGTGTCAACGTCGAAGCCACCCAGCGGCTGATGGATGCGAGCCTGGCCGGCAAGGCCCGGCGTTTCGTGCACGTCAGCTCCCTCGGCATCTTCGACATCGACCGCGACGGACTCGAGATCGGCGACGAGAGTGACTACGACCGCCGTCCGATGCTGCGGGGTCACTACACCAGGTCGAAGCTCGACGCCGACCGCCTCGCGTCGACTGCCGTGCGGGTGGGCCGTCCCGTCGTCGTCGTGCGGCCGGGAGTGCTGTACGGGCCGAAGCCGTCGGGACAGGGAATTTTCCTCGGTCGCGTCAAGAAGTTCCTCAGGCCCGACCTTCTCGCAGTCGTCAGCAGCCCCGACTATCGCGTTCCTCTCGTCTACGTCGAGAACGCGGCCGACGCGGTCGTACTGGCCGGCACCGCGGAGGGAATCGAGCGTGGAATCTTCAACGTCATCGACGATCCGGACCTGACGCAGCAGCGGTATTTTCGTACGCTGTCGGACGTGAGGCCCCGACCTCTGCGCGTCGTGTACCTGCCGGTGTCGCTCATCTCACCCGTCGTTCGTGCCGCCGACTTCGCGCACCGCCTGGCACGTCGCCGCCCGTGGACGGTTGCGTACCAGCTGCTGCGCTCCGAACGCAGTGCGCGCTACTCGACCGAAGCCGCGAGGTCGCGTCTCGGCTGGACTCCCGCCGTCGATCTTCGCACCAGCCTTCAGGAGTCGCTCAAGGCTGCCGCGTGA